Proteins encoded together in one uncultured Sphaerochaeta sp. window:
- a CDS encoding pyridoxal-dependent decarboxylase — protein MQMSQNPTNLPYFLGPEKEKKDQYKHVLTDTIEAITASVSDQGAYQGASVEALQQALAQFSLLPSHGIGWEALLEQVKETILPYFLRTWSPNYMAHLHSPALLESIASELIIATFNQSMDSWDQSPVATEVEVAVVNELCRLYGYNEGSDGVFTSGGSQSNLSAITMARDWYCSTKLGHDVKKEGLPPSYHKLRLYTSEVSHFSMEKSAHLLGLGYNAVRKVPVDDLCRMDVEKLNAMIESDKQDGLLPFCVVATIGTTDYGSIDPVGALREVCDREGMFLHADAAYGSGLQLSPTYRSRLGNLSLCDSITVDFHKMFLLPISCGALLVKNKEHFSVFTLHADYLNREEDEEEGYTNLVGKSLQTTRRGDALKVWMAFQCRGKDGYSKIIDTCTENAAYLAKTLLEHPSFTLAIEPELSSVVFRHVGSCELNKRIRKELLHHHQVVIGQTVYKNQTYLKFTLLNPTLTKEHLSELLTLIDTLATELQ, from the coding sequence ATGCAGATGTCACAAAATCCAACTAACCTTCCTTACTTTCTCGGACCAGAGAAGGAAAAGAAAGATCAGTATAAGCATGTGTTAACTGATACCATCGAGGCGATTACTGCCTCGGTGAGTGATCAGGGAGCCTACCAAGGCGCTTCGGTAGAAGCTTTACAACAAGCACTTGCACAGTTCTCCCTGCTTCCTTCCCATGGCATTGGTTGGGAGGCACTCCTGGAACAGGTGAAAGAGACAATTCTCCCCTACTTTCTCAGGACCTGGTCACCAAATTACATGGCTCACCTGCATAGCCCTGCTCTCTTGGAGTCAATTGCCAGTGAGTTGATCATCGCAACCTTCAACCAGTCGATGGACAGCTGGGACCAGAGTCCAGTTGCAACCGAGGTTGAGGTAGCAGTAGTCAATGAGCTTTGTAGACTCTATGGCTACAATGAAGGGAGTGATGGTGTATTCACCTCCGGGGGAAGCCAATCGAACCTGAGTGCCATTACCATGGCCCGTGACTGGTACTGTAGTACAAAGCTTGGCCATGATGTAAAAAAGGAAGGTCTTCCACCCTCCTACCACAAGCTCAGGCTCTACACAAGTGAAGTCTCTCACTTCTCCATGGAAAAGAGTGCCCATCTGCTCGGCCTTGGCTACAATGCTGTACGTAAGGTGCCCGTTGATGACCTATGCAGGATGGATGTAGAGAAACTCAACGCGATGATCGAGTCGGATAAGCAAGATGGCCTTCTGCCCTTCTGTGTGGTGGCAACCATCGGGACAACCGACTATGGTTCCATCGACCCTGTTGGAGCATTACGGGAAGTCTGTGACCGTGAGGGAATGTTCCTCCACGCTGATGCAGCCTACGGAAGTGGACTGCAACTTTCCCCGACCTATCGCTCAAGACTGGGGAACCTTTCACTCTGTGATTCCATCACCGTCGATTTCCATAAGATGTTTCTTCTCCCTATCAGCTGCGGAGCGCTCCTGGTAAAGAACAAGGAGCACTTCTCTGTATTCACCCTTCATGCAGACTATCTGAACAGGGAGGAAGATGAAGAGGAAGGATATACCAATCTGGTGGGAAAGAGCTTGCAGACCACCCGCAGAGGGGATGCCTTGAAGGTATGGATGGCCTTCCAGTGCAGAGGAAAAGATGGGTATAGCAAGATCATCGACACCTGCACAGAGAATGCCGCCTATCTCGCAAAAACATTGTTGGAGCACCCATCATTCACACTTGCCATTGAACCGGAGCTCAGCAGCGTAGTATTCCGTCACGTTGGTAGTTGTGAATTGAATAAGCGTATCAGGAAGGAGTTGTTGCACCACCATCAAGTCGTGATCGGGCAGACCGTGTACAAGAATCAGACCTATCTGAAGTTCACCCTACTCAACCCAACCCTTACCAAGGAGCATCTCTCAGAATTGCTTACCTTGATAGACACGTTGGCAACTGAACTGCAATAA
- a CDS encoding diaminobutyrate--2-oxoglutarate transaminase family protein gives MTENTNQFYLDRQNQTESNARTYPRKFPIAIKKAKGSVVTDVEGNTYLDFLCGAGTLALGHNDSEITQTMIDLLQSEAPLHSLDLTTPVKDTFVHTLLSLLPEELKQHGKLQFCSPSGTDAVDAAIKLCKTATGRSSVIAFGGGYHGMGHGALALTGNLNAKTNVNGLMSDVHFFPYPYSYRCPFGLGGEAGVDAACAYFERTLKDPESGITRPAAVILEPIQGEGGVIPAPVKFLQTVRRVTEELGIPMIVDEIQCGVGRSGKFFAFEYAGITPDVILTSKAIGGSQPMAVVIYHEKLDAWQPGAHAGTFRGNQIAMAAGTVVMNRVSDPAFLTEVQEKGVHLEKALLKLKQEVSIIGDIRAKGLMLGIEFVDPKGKKDQLGSLPCSGDIATRVQQECFKNRLIMEKGGRHGSVMRCLCALNVTHEEIETMLKITEQAIRKVDADVTKSN, from the coding sequence ATGACTGAAAATACCAATCAATTCTATCTTGACCGACAGAATCAAACAGAATCAAACGCTCGCACATATCCCAGAAAATTCCCCATTGCCATCAAAAAGGCAAAAGGTTCTGTAGTAACCGATGTAGAAGGAAACACCTATCTTGATTTCCTCTGCGGCGCTGGCACCCTGGCCCTCGGTCACAACGACAGTGAAATCACACAGACCATGATCGACCTTCTCCAGAGTGAAGCACCACTGCACTCACTCGATCTTACCACCCCAGTCAAGGATACCTTCGTTCATACCCTCCTCTCCTTGCTTCCTGAAGAACTCAAGCAACATGGAAAACTCCAGTTTTGCAGTCCGAGCGGAACTGATGCAGTGGATGCCGCTATAAAGCTCTGCAAGACTGCCACCGGTCGCTCCTCCGTTATTGCATTCGGTGGTGGATACCATGGAATGGGTCACGGTGCCCTTGCACTTACAGGCAACCTGAATGCCAAAACAAACGTCAACGGCCTTATGAGTGACGTACACTTCTTCCCCTACCCGTACTCCTACCGCTGTCCGTTTGGCCTTGGAGGTGAAGCCGGAGTAGATGCAGCTTGTGCCTACTTTGAGCGCACGCTCAAGGACCCGGAGAGTGGAATCACCAGACCAGCGGCGGTTATCCTTGAACCTATCCAGGGTGAGGGTGGCGTCATCCCCGCTCCTGTAAAATTCCTGCAGACTGTCAGGAGGGTTACCGAGGAACTCGGAATCCCCATGATCGTCGATGAAATCCAGTGCGGAGTCGGTCGTTCAGGCAAGTTCTTTGCATTCGAGTATGCCGGCATCACACCCGATGTTATTCTCACTTCCAAGGCAATTGGAGGGAGCCAACCGATGGCAGTGGTAATCTACCATGAGAAGCTCGATGCCTGGCAACCAGGAGCACATGCAGGCACCTTCAGGGGAAACCAAATCGCCATGGCAGCTGGTACAGTAGTCATGAACCGAGTCAGCGATCCTGCCTTCCTCACTGAAGTACAGGAGAAAGGAGTACATCTTGAAAAAGCTTTACTGAAGCTCAAGCAAGAGGTATCCATCATTGGAGACATTCGTGCAAAAGGTTTGATGCTCGGCATCGAGTTTGTAGACCCAAAAGGAAAGAAGGACCAACTTGGTTCTCTCCCCTGCAGTGGGGATATCGCAACTCGTGTGCAGCAGGAGTGTTTCAAGAATCGCCTCATCATGGAAAAAGGCGGCAGACATGGATCAGTCATGCGTTGCCTCTGTGCACTGAATGTCACTCATGAAGAGATTGAAACCATGCTCAAAATCACCGAGCAAGCAATACGCAAGGTAGATGCAGATGTCACAAAATCCAACTAA
- a CDS encoding ABC transporter ATP-binding protein translates to MEQAMQENALAVKDGQEVVVHMQNIGFSYAQNRLFNHLDLEIRRGNIYGLLGKNGAGKTTLLKILSGQLFIEEGETKVMGENPQEREPSLLSEIFYLPEEFPLPKMKASEYLAMRSPFYPKFDHEKFNQYCTEFDIDLNQRLDQMSLGQKKKVLLSFGLATNTALLILDEPTNGLDIPSKRQFRQTVASAMTEQRTFIISTHQVRDMENLIDPIIILHDGKVIFNDTVESVNEKYVLSLTTEQPKADEGMYTEKVLGGWMVLSERTDDREGKPLDLETLFNVIIEQSKGSAGGVR, encoded by the coding sequence ATGGAACAAGCAATGCAAGAGAACGCGCTTGCCGTCAAGGACGGACAAGAGGTCGTAGTGCACATGCAGAATATTGGTTTCTCATATGCTCAGAACCGTCTATTCAACCATCTTGATCTGGAGATCAGGAGAGGGAATATTTATGGGTTGCTGGGGAAGAATGGGGCAGGGAAGACTACATTGCTGAAGATTCTCAGCGGGCAGCTCTTTATCGAAGAAGGTGAGACGAAGGTAATGGGAGAGAATCCCCAGGAGAGGGAACCGTCACTGCTTAGTGAAATTTTCTATCTCCCAGAAGAGTTTCCTCTACCGAAGATGAAAGCAAGTGAATATCTCGCGATGCGTTCTCCGTTTTATCCCAAATTCGACCATGAGAAGTTTAATCAGTATTGCACAGAGTTCGATATTGATCTGAATCAGCGTCTCGATCAGATGTCTCTGGGACAGAAAAAGAAGGTATTGCTCTCTTTTGGGCTTGCCACCAACACTGCGCTCTTGATTTTGGATGAACCAACCAATGGACTCGATATTCCAAGCAAGCGTCAGTTCAGGCAGACTGTGGCATCTGCAATGACCGAGCAGAGAACGTTCATCATCTCAACTCACCAGGTACGTGATATGGAAAATCTGATCGACCCGATCATCATCCTGCATGATGGCAAGGTGATATTCAACGATACGGTCGAATCGGTGAATGAGAAGTATGTTCTCTCCCTCACCACAGAACAGCCTAAGGCTGACGAGGGTATGTACACCGAGAAGGTGCTTGGAGGCTGGATGGTACTGAGTGAACGTACTGATGACAGGGAAGGAAAGCCCTTAGACCTGGAGACCTTGTTCAATGTAATCATCGAGCAATCGAAGGGTAGTGCAGGAGGTGTGAGATGA
- a CDS encoding GntR family transcriptional regulator, with protein MQFNTHSPIYMQIAEYIHDLILSNVWEDGQRIPSVRDMAMELEVNPNTVIRTYSLLQEEGTLENQRGIGYFTAKDARTLVLQKRREHFLKRELPSLFETMERLGLTMNDLQQYADNKEKDDEIEPQEE; from the coding sequence ATGCAGTTTAATACACATTCTCCAATCTATATGCAAATTGCCGAGTATATTCATGACTTGATCCTCAGCAATGTCTGGGAGGATGGTCAGAGAATACCTTCGGTACGCGATATGGCAATGGAACTGGAGGTGAATCCCAATACCGTTATCAGGACATACTCACTTCTGCAGGAAGAGGGTACGCTTGAGAACCAACGCGGGATTGGATATTTCACCGCAAAGGATGCAAGGACGCTGGTCCTGCAAAAACGACGTGAACATTTCCTCAAGCGGGAGCTGCCCTCCCTGTTTGAAACCATGGAGCGTTTGGGTCTGACCATGAATGATTTACAACAGTATGCTGACAATAAGGAGAAGGACGATGAAATCGAGCCACAAGAAGAGTAA
- a CDS encoding lactonase family protein — METLVIGSRVSDSVEGLNCFLFDERMGIMTYHSGSMKIEQPTFQCFDTERKILYSVSETETDGHVYAIQVYPDHTCKLLYILPTGGGSPCHLSLSPDHSMLVVSNYADGVLTVFSVVNAPSLVFQKSFTGKGTHPTRQERSHIHSSRFTKDGSSFFVADLGLDRVLWYQSDMEEKGTIITPPGSGPRHLELSKDEKFLYVASELSSEVLVYALSEKPTLIQRISTLEPGYKKENTVADIHFDAKYRYLYCSNRGHDSIAIYRCESMNGTLRFIGHCKTEKEPRNFTFSPSGAHLVVANGSSNSITSYPINRRTGLCGLCNHRIIVEQPVCLNFVG, encoded by the coding sequence ATGGAAACACTGGTAATAGGAAGCAGGGTCTCTGATTCTGTGGAGGGGCTGAACTGCTTTCTCTTTGATGAACGAATGGGAATTATGACCTATCACTCCGGTTCCATGAAAATAGAACAACCTACCTTCCAGTGTTTTGATACTGAGAGAAAAATTCTTTACAGCGTCAGTGAGACAGAGACAGACGGACACGTATACGCCATCCAAGTGTACCCTGATCATACATGCAAACTACTCTACATCCTTCCAACAGGAGGAGGTTCTCCCTGTCATCTCTCACTCAGCCCTGATCATTCGATGCTTGTTGTTTCCAATTATGCAGACGGAGTGCTTACGGTCTTTTCCGTTGTTAATGCTCCTTCTTTGGTTTTTCAGAAATCCTTCACCGGTAAGGGAACCCACCCTACCCGCCAGGAAAGATCCCATATTCACAGCAGCAGATTCACCAAGGATGGAAGCTCATTCTTTGTAGCCGACCTGGGACTGGACAGAGTTCTTTGGTATCAAAGTGATATGGAAGAGAAAGGAACTATCATCACCCCACCAGGAAGTGGGCCCAGACACCTTGAACTATCAAAGGACGAGAAGTTTCTCTATGTAGCCAGTGAACTCTCATCTGAGGTATTGGTATACGCGCTGTCTGAGAAACCTACCCTGATCCAGCGAATCAGCACACTTGAACCTGGGTACAAAAAAGAAAACACCGTGGCTGACATTCATTTCGATGCGAAATACCGTTATCTCTACTGTTCCAACCGGGGACATGACAGTATCGCTATCTACCGATGTGAAAGCATGAATGGAACATTGCGTTTCATAGGCCACTGCAAGACAGAAAAGGAACCCCGAAATTTTACCTTCTCGCCTTCCGGTGCTCACCTCGTGGTTGCAAACGGTAGCAGCAACTCAATTACCAGCTACCCAATCAACCGCAGGACAGGACTGTGTGGATTATGCAATCATCGGATTATTGTTGAGCAGCCAGTTTGCCTGAACTTTGTTGGATAG
- a CDS encoding ATP-binding protein produces MIVRKIEPVIRRLMGEYPAVTIFGPRQCGKTTLALSLYPGFSHANLEDLQTRKLAEEDPYEFFIRYPEPVIIDEIQRVPSLLSLVQVRIDERKEMGQYIITGSQQIRLQNTVSQSLAGRTAVVNLLPLSLDELANAGIAMDRDQQLVSGFMPYLFQAPGRTPSDYYRSYLTTYVERDVASVGAVHDLSRFLAFLTLLAGRCGQLVNNSALSGEVGVSSTTIGSWLSILEASHLVYILRPWFTSRTSQIVKTPKIYFCDVGFAAHLLGISTPAQMNRDPLMGKLFENMIVMEAVKARYNAGKSNQLYFFRNSNGLEVDLLVGQQRKLIPYEIKSGRIMDSKHTLNLKKFISKYPNDIAENGGVIYSGESVERFKGYAYRNFHDSTPLFEDNEPPFTVSF; encoded by the coding sequence ATGATCGTACGAAAAATTGAACCAGTGATAAGGCGCTTAATGGGCGAGTATCCCGCTGTGACCATATTCGGCCCCCGCCAATGTGGCAAGACCACGTTGGCGCTTTCCCTGTACCCCGGTTTCTCTCACGCGAACCTCGAGGACTTGCAGACTCGCAAGCTTGCTGAGGAAGATCCGTACGAATTTTTCATTCGGTATCCTGAACCTGTTATAATCGATGAGATCCAAAGGGTCCCATCGTTGCTAAGCCTTGTACAGGTCCGCATAGATGAACGCAAGGAGATGGGACAATATATCATCACGGGAAGTCAGCAGATACGTTTGCAGAATACGGTCTCGCAATCTCTTGCCGGACGCACTGCTGTAGTCAACCTGCTACCTTTGTCGCTGGATGAGTTGGCAAATGCAGGTATTGCCATGGACCGCGATCAGCAACTGGTCTCTGGATTCATGCCTTATCTCTTCCAAGCTCCTGGGAGGACCCCATCCGACTACTACCGGAGCTACCTTACCACCTACGTGGAGAGGGATGTCGCATCGGTGGGAGCTGTCCATGACCTCTCGCGTTTCCTTGCTTTTCTTACACTTCTTGCGGGGAGGTGTGGCCAGTTGGTCAACAACTCGGCCTTGAGTGGCGAAGTTGGAGTCAGTAGCACGACAATAGGTTCCTGGCTTTCTATTCTTGAGGCATCGCATCTGGTGTATATCCTTAGGCCCTGGTTCACATCCCGCACCAGCCAAATTGTAAAGACCCCAAAGATCTATTTCTGTGATGTCGGGTTTGCTGCGCATCTTCTAGGTATCAGCACTCCTGCCCAGATGAATAGGGATCCTCTTATGGGCAAGCTATTTGAGAATATGATTGTAATGGAGGCGGTGAAAGCGCGCTACAACGCAGGTAAGAGCAACCAGCTGTACTTTTTCAGGAATAGCAACGGACTGGAAGTGGACCTCTTGGTCGGGCAACAGAGGAAGCTTATTCCTTACGAGATTAAGAGCGGCAGGATTATGGATAGCAAGCACACGCTGAACCTGAAGAAGTTCATTTCCAAGTATCCTAATGATATCGCGGAAAACGGCGGTGTCATATATAGTGGGGAGTCAGTCGAGAGGTTCAAGGGGTATGCATATCGCAATTTCCATGACAGCACTCCATTATTTGAGGATAACGAACCTCCCTTCACTGTATCCTTCTAG
- a CDS encoding Fic family protein, with the protein MREFNYSILRESSWDTEVISFVAKIREHKGRQDLYLRQKPVELARLVEVARIQSTDSSNKIEGIGTSNARMKQLVEDRTTPRTRDEQEIVGYRDVLNTIHESYEHIPLKGDIILQLHRDLLAYTDKTFGGKFKNTQNYIIETHADGSSFTRFTPLEPFETPDAVDSICTSYQDALAKQVVDPLILIPIFICDFLCIHPFNDGNGRMSRLLTTLLLYQSGFMVGKYISIEQKIEMTKDAYYDVLRKVSSGWNEGENDYSSFIKYFLGIVLNCYRDLEERLGSVDQKSTPYEIVRKAVDSTLGVFTKTQILELCPSIGSSSVEAALKRLKEEGYILRQGSGRNTAYVRNTDHA; encoded by the coding sequence ATGCGCGAATTCAATTATAGCATATTGAGGGAGAGCTCCTGGGACACCGAGGTGATCTCATTCGTCGCAAAAATACGTGAACACAAGGGTAGACAAGATCTGTACCTAAGGCAGAAACCAGTTGAACTGGCACGATTGGTCGAGGTTGCAAGGATCCAGAGCACCGACAGTTCGAACAAGATCGAAGGAATCGGGACCTCGAACGCACGGATGAAGCAATTGGTGGAGGATAGAACCACGCCACGGACCCGTGACGAACAAGAGATTGTGGGGTATCGTGACGTCCTGAACACGATCCATGAAAGCTACGAACATATCCCACTCAAGGGTGATATCATCCTGCAGTTGCACAGGGACCTGCTCGCCTATACCGACAAAACGTTTGGGGGAAAGTTCAAGAATACCCAGAATTACATCATTGAAACCCATGCAGACGGTAGTTCCTTTACTCGATTCACTCCGCTCGAACCATTCGAGACACCGGATGCCGTGGATTCGATATGCACAAGCTATCAGGATGCCCTTGCCAAACAAGTGGTGGATCCGCTGATTCTGATTCCCATTTTCATCTGTGATTTCTTGTGTATCCATCCGTTCAATGACGGCAATGGAAGGATGAGTCGACTACTCACTACACTGCTGCTGTACCAAAGCGGTTTCATGGTGGGAAAGTACATCAGCATCGAACAGAAAATCGAGATGACTAAAGATGCGTACTACGATGTGTTGAGGAAAGTATCCAGTGGATGGAATGAGGGTGAGAATGATTACTCTTCCTTCATCAAGTATTTTCTTGGCATCGTCCTGAACTGCTATCGGGACCTCGAGGAAAGGCTCGGCTCGGTGGATCAGAAGAGCACCCCGTATGAGATCGTGCGAAAAGCTGTGGATAGCACTTTGGGCGTTTTCACGAAAACACAGATCCTTGAGCTTTGCCCGAGTATCGGAAGTTCATCGGTGGAGGCTGCCCTGAAACGCCTCAAGGAAGAAGGATACATCCTCCGCCAAGGAAGTGGTAGAAACACCGCCTACGTGCGCAATACTGATCATGCATAA
- a CDS encoding BrxA family protein — translation MTEQAPYIMLFSFGGLNLRESLIACEAYLKSNDGDQAKRLIIQENLLQSRIISSAKRLKDKNSLSFMQQILLKSNFKKCVVHHGLLKTN, via the coding sequence ATGACTGAACAAGCTCCATACATCATGTTGTTTTCCTTTGGTGGGCTGAACTTGAGAGAGTCCTTGATTGCTTGCGAAGCATATCTTAAGAGCAATGATGGGGATCAGGCAAAAAGATTGATTATCCAGGAAAATCTTCTGCAGTCAAGGATAATTAGTTCAGCAAAGCGTTTAAAAGATAAAAATTCTCTTAGTTTTATGCAACAAATATTACTAAAGTCAAACTTTAAAAAATGTGTCGTCCATCATGGACTTCTCAAAACAAATTGA
- a CDS encoding IS66 family transposase yields the protein MKSKGDRKSRTVEILVDGLKSPASVLAPLAPTRDMSFDQISLMFTQMQQMMQQLQKQNEQMHMTLQLLIQQQFGKSSEQLKQNPDWETLPLFAPEMLPQSAGEDDSPNQQSIDGYRKKSVGRKPLAGASHVVNLVNDVEASVLDDYRSRGYSVRPMPSTHTSYFQRINAVILVEVENRKYTVKCKDEELVLSAQCSRRFLPKTKVGELLLAEIAYQKYGLHVPHNRLSKALGLDGIDISRQDMSNYGLAILERIKAAEESFRAKVLAQAALYMDETTTKKQGSEKTKNYMWAVCNEHLAWYRYFDGRGGGPPLSMFTDYTGWVMADGYGAYDSYLGKAHRCVCLAHVARRFKDCEKITKDHNLAGPAIAWIARLYKIDSQLRARLVAGEMSKEAFIEERKALSMPILNDFHAWLENAALTTSLINLVQKRAVSYALNQWDKVLLSFENAELKIDNNDCEQSIRVYIQGRKNWVNHGSNDGADASCLLYSLIETAKRQGLNPRNYLAYLFMQAAKYDNLELTGEQIEPLMPWNVKAEDLQLVTDEMNRLSQAMRPIENN from the coding sequence ATGAAAAGCAAGGGTGACAGGAAATCAAGGACGGTCGAGATCTTGGTGGACGGGCTGAAAAGCCCGGCCTCGGTATTGGCTCCCCTTGCCCCCACCAGGGACATGAGCTTCGACCAGATCAGCCTCATGTTCACCCAGATGCAACAGATGATGCAGCAATTGCAGAAACAGAACGAGCAGATGCACATGACGCTGCAATTGCTCATCCAGCAACAATTCGGCAAATCCAGCGAGCAGCTGAAGCAGAATCCCGATTGGGAGACACTGCCGCTGTTCGCCCCCGAGATGCTGCCCCAGTCTGCCGGAGAGGATGATTCACCCAATCAGCAATCCATTGATGGGTACAGGAAGAAGAGTGTCGGAAGGAAACCTCTTGCAGGAGCCTCACATGTGGTGAACCTGGTCAACGATGTCGAGGCGTCGGTGCTTGACGATTACCGCAGCAGGGGCTATTCAGTACGCCCGATGCCATCCACCCACACCTCGTACTTCCAACGCATCAACGCCGTCATACTGGTAGAGGTCGAGAACCGAAAGTATACGGTAAAATGCAAAGATGAGGAGCTCGTGCTCAGCGCGCAATGCTCCCGGCGCTTCCTTCCCAAGACCAAGGTCGGTGAGCTGTTGCTGGCCGAGATCGCCTACCAGAAATACGGACTGCATGTTCCGCACAACCGGCTGAGCAAGGCCCTCGGCCTTGACGGCATCGACATCAGCAGGCAGGACATGAGCAACTATGGGCTGGCAATCCTCGAGCGCATCAAGGCAGCCGAGGAATCGTTCAGGGCGAAGGTGCTCGCACAAGCTGCTCTGTATATGGACGAAACTACCACAAAAAAACAGGGTTCGGAAAAGACGAAGAACTACATGTGGGCGGTGTGCAACGAGCACCTCGCCTGGTACCGGTATTTTGACGGCAGGGGCGGTGGCCCTCCGCTGTCGATGTTCACCGACTACACCGGATGGGTGATGGCGGACGGCTACGGAGCCTATGATTCCTACCTTGGCAAGGCCCATAGGTGCGTCTGCCTTGCCCATGTTGCAAGACGGTTCAAGGACTGCGAGAAGATCACCAAGGACCACAACCTTGCAGGGCCCGCCATCGCCTGGATCGCCAGGCTGTACAAGATCGACTCCCAGCTTCGGGCAAGACTTGTCGCAGGGGAGATGTCCAAGGAGGCATTCATAGAAGAGAGGAAAGCTCTTTCGATGCCGATCCTCAACGACTTCCATGCTTGGCTTGAGAATGCGGCCCTCACCACCTCCCTGATCAACCTGGTGCAGAAACGGGCGGTTTCCTATGCTCTCAACCAGTGGGACAAGGTCCTGCTTTCCTTCGAGAATGCAGAGCTGAAAATCGACAACAACGACTGTGAGCAATCTATCAGAGTCTACATTCAGGGACGCAAGAACTGGGTGAACCACGGCAGCAATGATGGTGCCGATGCTTCCTGTCTGCTCTACAGCCTCATTGAGACAGCCAAGAGACAGGGACTGAATCCCCGCAACTATCTTGCCTATCTCTTCATGCAGGCTGCCAAATACGACAACCTTGAGCTCACCGGCGAACAGATCGAGCCGCTGATGCCCTGGAATGTGAAGGCGGAGGACCTGCAGCTTGTCACCGATGAGATGAACAGGCTCTCCCAGGCCATGAGGCCTATAGAGAACAACTGA
- the tnpB gene encoding IS66 family insertion sequence element accessory protein TnpB (TnpB, as the term is used for proteins encoded by IS66 family insertion elements, is considered an accessory protein, since TnpC, encoded by a neighboring gene, is a DDE family transposase.), giving the protein MLDMSGIPIYLLPGYSDLRRGINGFVSVITNIMEMDVTLGGLYIFCGRRRDSIKCVMWDKTGFLLLQKKLVGGYTFAWPNSEERVKEISGEDLLAMLDGIDIFRRFTPWENVRMRPGKAV; this is encoded by the coding sequence ATGCTTGACATGAGCGGCATCCCGATCTATCTGCTCCCTGGATACTCAGATTTAAGACGCGGTATCAACGGATTCGTGTCGGTCATCACCAACATCATGGAGATGGACGTCACCCTGGGAGGGTTGTACATCTTCTGCGGCAGGAGGCGTGACAGCATCAAGTGCGTCATGTGGGACAAGACAGGGTTCCTGTTGCTGCAGAAGAAACTGGTGGGCGGCTACACCTTCGCCTGGCCGAACAGTGAGGAGAGGGTGAAGGAAATCAGTGGGGAAGACCTGCTTGCAATGCTTGACGGTATAGACATTTTCCGTCGTTTCACCCCTTGGGAGAATGTACGGATGCGACCTGGGAAAGCTGTCTGA
- a CDS encoding MarR family winged helix-turn-helix transcriptional regulator, protein MKNKKSYGADNDLNLKALVTLSRCFQSVRRREMRTIKQVGLTAAQFGVLEILYHKGNLRIGEILEGTLSTGGNMTVVIENLEKTGFVVRYPDPQDGRASLIRITEKGYKLVETMFPGHVANIGGIFSALSTEEKQQLVELLKKLGSSNG, encoded by the coding sequence ATGAAGAACAAGAAGTCGTATGGAGCCGATAATGATTTGAATTTGAAAGCCTTGGTAACACTTTCACGATGTTTCCAATCGGTGAGGCGACGCGAGATGAGGACCATCAAGCAGGTAGGTCTAACAGCAGCCCAGTTTGGAGTGCTTGAGATTCTCTACCATAAAGGAAATCTTCGTATTGGTGAGATTCTTGAAGGAACGCTCTCCACTGGCGGAAATATGACGGTGGTCATCGAGAATTTGGAAAAGACTGGATTTGTAGTGAGATACCCCGATCCTCAGGATGGAAGGGCGAGTCTCATACGTATAACCGAAAAGGGCTATAAATTGGTGGAAACCATGTTTCCCGGCCATGTAGCGAATATCGGTGGTATTTTCAGTGCATTGAGTACAGAAGAGAAACAACAGCTTGTTGAGCTGCTGAAGAAGCTTGGTTCTTCCAATGGATGA